The following are from one region of the Abiotrophia defectiva ATCC 49176 genome:
- the gyrB gene encoding DNA topoisomerase (ATP-hydrolyzing) subunit B, whose protein sequence is MTEQMQAPQQYDAGQIQVLEGLEAVRKRPGMYIGSTSIVGLHHLVWEIVDNSIDEALAGYCDHIEVTIEANNSITVQDNGRGIPVDIQPQTGRPAVETVFTVLHAGGKFGGGGYKVSGGLHGVGASVVNALSTELTVQVSRDGKLYQQRYHRGAVEGDLEVIGQATETGTKVNFLPDPAIFTETTVFEYDRLKKRIRELAFLNKGLRITIEDKRLDQEEKDSFHYEGGIKSYVQHLNQHKTPIFEEPIYIEGEVDDIQVEISMQYTDSYHTTILSFANNIHTHEGGSHEAGFKTGLTRVINDYARKMNLIKENDENLTGEDVREGLTLVLSIKHPDPQFEGQTKTKLGNSEVRAITDRLFSNGFDVYLMENPKVARIIVDKGILAAKARMAAKRAREMTRRKSVMEISNLPGKLADCSSREAELCELFIVEGDSAGGSAKQGRSRMYQAILPIRGKILNVEKASMDKILNNEEIRSLFTAMGTGFGGEFDVAKARYHKLILMTDADVDGAHIRTLLLTLIYRYMRPLLDAGYVYIAKPPLYQVKQGKRAIYLDTDAELKEWQEENPNARYTIQRYKGLGEMNEDQLWETTMNPENRRMLQVTVEDAIEAEAVLEMLMGDDVEPRRAFIEDNAVYVENLDI, encoded by the coding sequence ATGACGGAACAAATGCAAGCACCCCAACAGTATGATGCGGGTCAGATTCAGGTCTTAGAAGGTTTAGAAGCCGTCCGCAAGCGTCCCGGTATGTATATCGGGTCTACCTCGATTGTCGGTTTACACCACTTAGTTTGGGAAATTGTGGATAACTCAATCGACGAAGCCTTGGCTGGTTATTGTGATCATATCGAAGTAACCATTGAAGCCAATAATAGTATTACCGTTCAAGATAATGGGCGGGGGATTCCTGTTGATATTCAACCTCAAACAGGCCGTCCAGCGGTTGAAACAGTCTTTACGGTACTCCATGCTGGTGGTAAATTTGGCGGTGGCGGTTATAAGGTATCGGGGGGTCTCCACGGTGTGGGGGCATCTGTCGTAAACGCCTTGTCTACTGAATTAACCGTTCAAGTTTCGCGTGACGGGAAACTCTATCAACAACGTTACCATCGTGGAGCCGTTGAAGGCGACCTCGAAGTTATCGGTCAAGCTACAGAAACAGGGACCAAGGTCAACTTTTTACCAGACCCTGCTATCTTTACTGAAACAACTGTCTTTGAATATGATCGTTTGAAGAAACGGATTCGCGAGTTAGCCTTTCTTAACAAGGGTTTGCGGATTACCATTGAAGATAAGCGTCTGGATCAAGAAGAAAAAGATAGCTTCCACTATGAAGGTGGGATTAAGAGCTATGTACAACATCTTAATCAACATAAGACGCCAATTTTTGAAGAACCAATTTACATTGAAGGCGAAGTCGATGATATCCAAGTCGAAATTTCCATGCAGTATACGGATAGTTATCATACAACCATTCTGTCCTTTGCCAACAATATTCACACCCATGAGGGTGGGTCTCATGAAGCCGGCTTTAAGACTGGTTTAACGCGGGTTATCAATGATTATGCACGTAAGATGAACTTAATCAAGGAGAATGACGAGAACCTAACAGGTGAAGATGTCCGTGAAGGCTTAACCTTGGTTCTCTCTATTAAACACCCAGATCCTCAATTTGAGGGACAAACTAAGACAAAATTAGGCAACTCCGAAGTACGGGCCATCACAGACCGACTCTTCTCCAATGGGTTTGATGTTTACCTGATGGAAAATCCTAAAGTGGCACGCATTATTGTCGATAAAGGGATTTTAGCGGCTAAGGCTCGTATGGCGGCTAAGCGTGCACGGGAAATGACAAGACGTAAGTCAGTCATGGAAATTAGTAACCTACCTGGTAAATTAGCTGACTGTTCTAGCCGTGAAGCTGAACTCTGCGAATTATTTATCGTCGAGGGGGACTCAGCCGGCGGTTCAGCCAAGCAGGGTCGTTCGCGTATGTACCAAGCCATTTTGCCTATTCGTGGTAAAATCCTTAACGTTGAAAAAGCGTCCATGGATAAAATCCTTAATAACGAAGAAATTCGTTCCCTCTTTACTGCTATGGGGACTGGATTCGGGGGAGAATTCGATGTAGCTAAAGCTCGTTATCATAAGCTTATTCTTATGACCGATGCGGACGTCGATGGGGCTCACATCAGAACCCTACTCCTGACCTTGATTTATCGCTATATGCGTCCACTTTTAGATGCAGGTTATGTTTATATTGCTAAACCACCGCTCTATCAAGTTAAACAAGGTAAGCGTGCTATTTACCTAGATACTGATGCGGAACTCAAGGAGTGGCAAGAAGAAAATCCTAACGCGCGCTACACTATTCAGCGCTATAAGGGTCTTGGGGAAATGAACGAAGACCAATTATGGGAAACAACCATGAATCCAGAAAATCGCCGTATGTTACAGGTGACGGTGGAAGATGCTATTGAAGCGGAAGCCGTCCTGGAAATGTTGATGGGTGACGATGTAGAACCACGGCGGGCCTTTATTGAAGATAATGCTGTCTATGTCGAAAACCTTGATATCTAG
- the dnaA gene encoding chromosomal replication initiator protein DnaA yields the protein MEEKELFWQELLEYIRHYGGLDEKTFEAFVSSADIMELTENSFKLRVPNSLIRNFWEQGKLKNVVVDFSLSTFGRQYQAKYVVSPSKQQVNTPVVQTPVHISPLEMEPNEPSSYSRSQLNPNYTFSNFVIGEANKMAHAAALTVCDAPGETYNPYLIYGGVGLGKTHLMQAIGNEILSRQPHAKIKYATTESFTNDFITALEKNTIEEFRHMYRKIDVLLIDDIQFLSNKNKTREEFFHTFNELYNHGKQIVMTCDRLPSSLSGLEDRLISRFAWGLQIDITPPDFETRIAILRKKASNEFSADTLQYIASHVNTNIRELEGALTRVTAYATIHNREITTNLAAEALSSLLNGTPTMGDKLSIDEIVTQVGRYYNVEIDELKGKKRTKEIVHPRQVAMYLCRELTDVSFPKIGEAFGKRNHTTIIHAYEKINDELQHNARLKQELNELKQKLGQ from the coding sequence ATGGAAGAGAAAGAGCTCTTTTGGCAAGAACTCCTAGAATATATACGCCACTATGGTGGTTTAGACGAAAAGACTTTTGAAGCTTTCGTTTCTAGTGCTGACATCATGGAATTAACAGAAAACTCCTTTAAACTGCGCGTTCCCAATAGTCTTATTCGGAACTTCTGGGAACAGGGGAAGCTTAAGAATGTCGTAGTAGATTTTTCCTTATCTACCTTTGGTCGTCAGTACCAAGCCAAATATGTGGTGTCACCTTCTAAGCAGCAAGTAAATACTCCAGTAGTCCAGACGCCAGTTCATATTTCTCCCTTGGAGATGGAACCCAATGAACCGAGTTCATACAGTCGCTCCCAATTAAATCCTAACTATACCTTCTCTAATTTTGTCATCGGGGAGGCCAATAAAATGGCCCATGCAGCAGCCTTGACCGTCTGTGACGCGCCGGGAGAGACTTACAATCCTTACCTGATTTATGGGGGCGTAGGGCTAGGTAAAACCCACCTCATGCAGGCTATTGGGAACGAAATCCTTAGCCGCCAACCGCATGCTAAGATTAAGTATGCCACGACTGAATCCTTTACTAATGACTTTATAACCGCTTTAGAGAAAAATACAATCGAAGAATTCCGCCATATGTACCGGAAGATTGATGTGCTCTTGATTGATGATATTCAGTTTTTAAGTAATAAAAACAAGACGCGCGAAGAATTCTTCCATACCTTTAATGAACTCTATAATCACGGCAAACAGATTGTGATGACCTGTGACCGTCTGCCAAGTTCCTTAAGTGGCTTAGAAGATCGACTGATTAGTCGCTTTGCTTGGGGCTTACAGATTGATATTACGCCACCAGACTTCGAAACGCGGATTGCCATCTTACGTAAGAAAGCAAGTAATGAATTCTCGGCCGATACCCTGCAATATATCGCCAGCCATGTGAATACCAATATTCGGGAACTAGAAGGTGCCTTGACGCGGGTCACAGCCTATGCGACTATCCACAACCGTGAGATTACCACTAATTTAGCGGCCGAAGCCCTATCTAGTCTCCTCAATGGAACTCCAACTATGGGCGATAAGCTATCCATTGATGAGATTGTCACCCAGGTTGGACGCTACTATAATGTCGAAATAGATGAATTAAAGGGTAAGAAACGAACTAAGGAAATCGTTCATCCCCGTCAAGTTGCCATGTATCTCTGTCGTGAATTAACGGATGTCTCCTTCCCTAAAATTGGTGAAGCCTTCGGCAAGCGTAATCACACCACCATTATCCATGCCTATGAGAAAATCAATGACGAATTACAACATAATGCTCGACTCAAACAGGAGCTCAATGAGCTCAAACAAAAACTAGGTCAGTAA
- a CDS encoding LytTR family DNA-binding domain-containing protein: protein MKLCEWQDVMKQSQNGMLLKDLNFSIEARQHLGIKFTQDERQIFYELLVERERPTSGQINRSFKSMASCRLDDGVYEGQTVKVAVTLFSRLTGYAGSLSELYEAFALSDLVNYRIKDLTSDQRHRLQLLRATLKQPDLLYLESPISLLSHDGVGLYLKALDYIKSLSLTLLITATSLEELVLLNIVTYRYQVQNGLELVDVSEEESDSEGKEAEELTATELNRVFKVACKLSDKTVYFNPNEIDYIESINSVSTVQVNGDSYPTAMTLSDLEDKLKHFGFFRCHRSYLVNLQRINELVSYSKNSYTLILKKPKETLLPLSRSRLDSLRQLIEL from the coding sequence ATGAAGTTATGTGAATGGCAAGATGTGATGAAGCAGTCGCAGAATGGCATGTTACTCAAGGATTTGAATTTTAGTATTGAAGCAAGGCAGCATCTAGGAATTAAGTTCACGCAAGATGAACGGCAAATATTCTATGAGCTTTTGGTGGAGCGTGAGCGACCAACTAGTGGTCAAATCAACCGTAGTTTTAAGTCGATGGCAAGCTGTCGTTTAGATGATGGAGTCTATGAAGGTCAGACAGTTAAAGTAGCTGTCACTCTTTTTAGTCGTTTGACTGGCTATGCTGGCAGCTTATCTGAGCTCTATGAGGCCTTCGCCTTATCGGATTTAGTAAATTATCGTATCAAGGATTTGACGTCTGATCAGCGTCATCGCTTGCAGTTGCTACGAGCTACTCTTAAGCAACCAGATTTGCTCTACCTAGAAAGCCCCATTTCGCTATTAAGTCATGACGGTGTAGGTCTATATCTTAAGGCTTTGGATTATATCAAGTCTCTCTCCCTAACCCTCTTGATTACGGCTACCTCGCTAGAAGAATTAGTTCTCCTTAATATCGTGACCTATCGTTACCAGGTTCAAAATGGATTAGAATTGGTAGATGTCTCAGAGGAAGAATCGGATTCAGAAGGTAAGGAAGCAGAAGAATTAACGGCGACTGAGCTCAACCGCGTCTTTAAGGTTGCCTGCAAACTTAGTGATAAGACTGTTTACTTTAATCCAAATGAAATAGATTATATTGAAAGCATTAATAGCGTATCGACTGTTCAAGTTAATGGTGATTCTTATCCGACTGCCATGACCTTGTCTGACTTAGAAGATAAGTTGAAGCACTTTGGCTTCTTCAGATGTCATCGATCTTACCTGGTTAATCTCCAGCGAATTAACGAATTGGTGTCCTATTCTAAGAATTCTTATACTTTGATTCTCAAGAAGCCTAAAGAAACACTCTTACCTCTGTCGCGTAGTCGATTGGACTCTTTGCGACAATTAATTGAATTATAG
- a CDS encoding ABC transporter permease, which yields MKTWQQVWTLVGVKFKQSFASVKISPMIYITILYPVIMNFILPNDVSSIERQGFVMIMFFSFLGSVSPITLAMLNLTEDKEHKTLRILLDSHVRPWVYLLSLVIMTQITMWVTVMISLPLMNLDYQYLGSIFGMIFHFGMCFLISSILGLIFGLIFDRSATANAASIVPMLAIAFIPLFSRMNDHLAGLMPYFYTGRANAWLLHLDYGGLGIDLLVYGVWLLASLIVLTISYRQKRNRLYL from the coding sequence ATGAAAACTTGGCAACAAGTCTGGACTCTGGTTGGAGTAAAATTTAAGCAGAGTTTTGCGTCTGTCAAAATATCACCTATGATATATATAACGATTTTATATCCAGTAATAATGAATTTTATTCTTCCAAACGATGTGAGTTCTATAGAACGACAAGGCTTTGTTATGATTATGTTTTTTTCCTTTTTAGGTAGCGTGTCTCCTATTACGCTTGCTATGTTGAATTTAACTGAGGATAAGGAGCATAAAACTTTACGTATTTTATTAGATAGTCATGTTAGGCCTTGGGTTTATTTACTGTCCCTAGTAATTATGACACAGATTACTATGTGGGTGACAGTAATGATAAGCTTGCCTTTAATGAACCTAGATTATCAGTATTTAGGCTCTATTTTTGGCATGATTTTCCATTTTGGTATGTGCTTTCTAATTTCTAGTATCTTGGGATTGATTTTTGGTTTAATCTTTGATCGGTCTGCAACAGCAAATGCTGCAAGTATAGTCCCCATGTTAGCCATAGCCTTTATTCCTTTATTTAGTAGAATGAATGACCATTTAGCAGGATTGATGCCTTATTTTTATACTGGACGTGCCAATGCCTGGTTACTTCATTTAGATTATGGTGGTTTGGGGATAGATTTGTTGGTTTATGGCGTGTGGCTACTAGCTAGTCTGATTGTTTTGACAATTTCTTATCGACAAAAACGGAATCGACTCTATCTATAA
- the recF gene encoding DNA replication/repair protein RecF (All proteins in this family for which functions are known are DNA-binding proteins that assist the filamentation of RecA onto DNA for the initiation of recombination or recombinational repair.) yields the protein MKLKTLKLSHFRNYQGIELCLGPGLTILTGENAQGKTNLLESIFLLSLAKSHRTNHDSEMIEWDQEQARIEAVIETKNYEIPLALTLTKKGKVAQVNYLDQSKLSHFVGQFNTVLFAPEDMQLIKGAPNLRRRFLDIELGQANPIYLNHLLTYQRLLKQRNSYLKQEGRGKKFDQVFFEILTEQLCQEGAHLIQYRMEFLEKLGQIASPIHQNLSNGRDQLHLEYVNGSQVYQPLTLEERIKQLLDQASTYASRERNQGTTLFGPHRDDFMTYVNDKKAQFFGSQGQQRTIVLSLKLAEIELIKQARGEYPVLLLDDVLSELDDDRQHILMSYIKDKVQTILTTATIKGLKLHQLPHAEIFYISAGNISKGEHYDGTNASTPTV from the coding sequence ATGAAGCTTAAGACCTTAAAGTTAAGCCATTTTCGTAATTACCAAGGGATTGAGCTTTGCCTAGGACCGGGTTTAACTATTCTGACAGGTGAAAATGCCCAGGGCAAGACTAACCTCTTAGAATCGATTTTTCTCTTGTCCTTGGCTAAAAGTCACCGAACGAATCATGATAGCGAAATGATTGAGTGGGACCAAGAACAGGCGCGGATTGAAGCGGTTATTGAAACCAAGAACTATGAAATTCCCCTGGCTTTAACCTTGACCAAAAAAGGCAAGGTAGCTCAGGTTAATTATTTAGATCAATCGAAGCTTAGCCATTTTGTGGGGCAATTCAATACGGTGCTATTTGCGCCAGAAGATATGCAACTAATCAAGGGGGCACCTAATTTACGGCGTCGTTTCCTAGATATCGAGTTAGGTCAGGCCAATCCCATTTATCTTAATCACCTCTTAACCTACCAGCGTTTGCTTAAACAGCGCAATAGCTACCTCAAGCAGGAGGGACGAGGCAAGAAATTCGATCAAGTCTTCTTTGAAATTTTGACTGAGCAACTATGCCAAGAAGGTGCTCATTTGATTCAATATCGCATGGAATTTCTTGAAAAATTAGGGCAAATCGCTAGTCCTATCCATCAGAATCTATCCAATGGTCGTGACCAGTTACATCTTGAATATGTCAATGGTAGCCAAGTTTATCAGCCTTTAACCTTAGAGGAAAGAATCAAGCAACTCCTCGATCAAGCTAGCACTTATGCCAGTCGTGAGCGTAATCAAGGAACGACCTTGTTTGGGCCTCACCGCGATGATTTTATGACCTATGTAAATGATAAAAAAGCCCAATTCTTCGGATCTCAGGGTCAGCAACGTACCATTGTCTTGAGTTTAAAACTGGCTGAAATTGAGCTTATTAAACAAGCACGAGGCGAATATCCCGTTCTACTCTTAGATGATGTCTTATCAGAGCTAGATGACGATCGCCAACATATTTTGATGTCTTATATTAAAGATAAGGTCCAAACCATCCTGACGACTGCGACGATTAAGGGCCTTAAACTACATCAGTTGCCTCATGCCGAGATTTTCTATATCTCAGCAGGTAACATCAGTAAAGGAGAACACTATGACGGAACAAATGCAAGCACCCCAACAGTATGA
- the gyrA gene encoding DNA gyrase subunit A: MSESFDHTRHNYEVVNLSNEMRTSFLDYAMSVIVSRALPDVRDGLKPVHRRILYGMNEMGVTPDKPYKKSARIVGDVMGKYHPHGDSAIYEAMVRMAQPFSYRELLVDGHGNFGSVDGDGAAAMRYTEARMSKIAMEMLKDINKDTVDFKDNYSQEEKEPVTLPSRFPNVLVNGAAGIAVGMATNIPPHNLGETIDALSLLMKNPEVSVNELMEALPGPDFPTGGIVMGKSGIRKAYQTGKGKIIVRSRVEIEQMAHDKERIVVTEIPYGVNKAKLVERIAELAREKKIEGITYVADESGREGMRIVVEVRRDTSANVVLNNLYKYTALQVTFGFNMLAIDKGVPKIMSLKEILTKYLEYQIEVIRRRTEFEKRKAEDRAHILEGLRKALDFIDEIIAIIRGSHDTEVAKAQLIERFEFSPIQAQAILDMRLARLTGLEREKIEAEYNDLMELIRRLTEILSSEANIMAIIEDELADIKNRFPGERRTELRVGELTSIEDEDLIEEEDVLIALTSNGYIKRMTQDEFQVQNRGGRGVKGMGMSDNDNIQTLVSCSTHDSLLFFTNKGKVYQSKGYDIPEYGRTAKGIPVVNLLNIEKEEYVKEIIALHPSEEDQYLFFVTKNGIVKRSDVNAYANIRNNGLIALNMREDDELINVLVTNGQQNIIIGSHNGYAMTFAETDARIMGRTATGVRGMKLREGDYVVGAAVLNPESNVLVVTERGYGKQTPASEYAVKNRGGKGIKTSNISAKSGQLAGIVATEGDEDLMVMTDQGVVIRFNIASISVTSRATLGVKMIRLDDGAKVSSITKIMKTGEETQELAETEVDTEEAKDDSDSEEE; this comes from the coding sequence ATGAGTGAAAGCTTTGATCATACACGGCATAATTATGAGGTCGTCAATCTCTCTAACGAGATGCGGACTTCCTTCTTAGATTATGCCATGAGCGTCATTGTTTCTCGGGCCTTGCCTGATGTACGTGACGGACTTAAGCCGGTTCACCGCCGTATTCTCTACGGGATGAATGAAATGGGAGTTACTCCGGATAAACCTTATAAGAAATCGGCTCGTATCGTCGGGGACGTTATGGGTAAATATCACCCACACGGGGACTCGGCGATTTATGAAGCCATGGTCCGGATGGCCCAACCTTTTAGTTATCGGGAACTACTAGTCGATGGCCATGGTAACTTTGGTTCTGTCGATGGCGACGGGGCAGCGGCAATGCGGTATACTGAGGCGCGTATGTCTAAGATTGCCATGGAAATGCTCAAGGATATCAATAAGGATACCGTTGATTTCAAGGACAACTATTCTCAAGAAGAAAAAGAACCTGTAACCCTCCCCTCTCGTTTCCCTAACGTCTTAGTCAACGGGGCAGCCGGGATTGCGGTCGGGATGGCAACTAATATTCCGCCTCATAACTTAGGTGAAACCATTGATGCCCTCAGTCTCTTGATGAAAAATCCAGAGGTGTCAGTTAATGAGCTGATGGAAGCTTTACCTGGTCCTGACTTCCCAACAGGTGGGATTGTCATGGGTAAATCAGGTATCCGAAAGGCCTATCAAACTGGTAAAGGCAAGATTATTGTTCGAAGCCGCGTCGAAATCGAGCAAATGGCCCATGACAAGGAACGAATTGTTGTGACCGAGATTCCCTATGGGGTCAACAAGGCTAAGTTAGTAGAGCGGATTGCCGAATTAGCTCGGGAGAAGAAAATTGAAGGGATTACCTATGTGGCCGATGAATCTGGTCGTGAAGGTATGCGGATTGTTGTAGAAGTACGACGCGACACCAGTGCCAATGTCGTGCTCAACAATCTCTATAAATACACTGCCCTTCAAGTTACGTTTGGCTTCAATATGTTAGCCATTGACAAAGGTGTTCCAAAGATTATGAGCCTCAAGGAAATCTTGACCAAGTATTTGGAGTACCAAATCGAAGTTATTCGTCGTCGGACTGAGTTTGAAAAACGCAAAGCCGAAGACCGGGCTCACATCTTAGAAGGTTTGCGTAAGGCGTTAGACTTCATTGATGAGATTATTGCCATTATTCGTGGCTCTCACGATACAGAAGTGGCCAAGGCTCAGTTAATTGAACGTTTTGAATTCTCGCCAATTCAGGCCCAAGCAATCCTAGACATGCGTCTAGCTCGCTTGACTGGTTTGGAACGTGAGAAGATTGAAGCAGAATATAACGATTTGATGGAATTAATTCGTCGCTTAACTGAAATTTTGAGTTCAGAGGCCAACATTATGGCTATTATTGAAGACGAATTGGCAGATATCAAGAATCGCTTTCCAGGTGAGCGTCGGACGGAATTGCGTGTTGGCGAATTAACCAGCATCGAAGATGAAGACTTGATTGAGGAAGAAGATGTCTTGATTGCTTTGACCTCTAATGGTTACATCAAACGTATGACCCAGGATGAATTCCAAGTCCAAAACCGTGGTGGCCGTGGGGTCAAAGGTATGGGTATGAGTGATAATGATAATATCCAGACCCTTGTTTCTTGCTCGACTCACGACAGCCTACTCTTCTTCACTAATAAAGGGAAAGTCTACCAAAGTAAAGGTTATGATATTCCTGAATATGGTCGGACTGCCAAGGGGATTCCAGTGGTCAACCTCCTCAATATCGAGAAGGAAGAATACGTTAAGGAAATCATTGCCCTTCATCCAAGTGAAGAAGATCAATACCTCTTCTTTGTAACCAAGAATGGGATTGTGAAGCGTTCTGACGTTAACGCCTACGCCAACATCCGCAATAATGGCTTGATTGCTCTCAACATGCGCGAAGACGATGAATTAATCAACGTCTTAGTCACAAACGGTCAGCAAAACATTATTATCGGTAGCCACAATGGTTATGCTATGACTTTCGCAGAAACAGATGCCCGTATCATGGGCCGGACAGCGACTGGTGTACGTGGGATGAAACTGCGTGAGGGTGACTATGTTGTTGGGGCGGCCGTCTTAAACCCTGAATCTAATGTCTTAGTTGTAACCGAGCGTGGTTATGGTAAGCAAACCCCAGCTAGCGAGTATGCTGTTAAGAACCGAGGCGGTAAAGGGATTAAGACCTCTAATATTTCTGCTAAATCTGGTCAGCTTGCTGGTATCGTAGCGACTGAAGGCGATGAGGACCTCATGGTCATGACAGATCAAGGGGTTGTAATCCGCTTCAATATTGCTAGCATCTCTGTCACTTCACGCGCTACCCTTGGGGTCAAAATGATTCGTCTAGATGATGGAGCTAAGGTAAGTTCTATTACCAAGATCATGAAGACAGGTGAAGAAACTCAAGAACTGGCTGAAACGGAAGTAGATACCGAAGAAGCCAAGGATGACTCGGATTCTGAAGAAGAATAA
- the yaaA gene encoding S4 domain-containing protein YaaA has translation MARQEISIESDFITLGQVLKNEGIITTGGQAKWFLSEEKVLVNQEQETRRGRKLYPGDQVTIPALDFDALMVADEA, from the coding sequence ATGGCAAGACAAGAAATAAGCATTGAGTCAGATTTCATTACCCTAGGACAGGTATTGAAAAATGAAGGCATCATTACAACAGGTGGCCAAGCCAAATGGTTTCTGTCAGAAGAAAAGGTCTTGGTGAATCAGGAGCAGGAAACACGCCGAGGGCGTAAGCTCTATCCAGGGGATCAGGTCACCATTCCGGCTTTGGATTTTGATGCCTTGATGGTTGCAGATGAAGCTTAA
- the dnaN gene encoding DNA polymerase III subunit beta, protein MHFSINRDYFINQLNHVARAIPGKAAIPVLTGMKLELKSDRLILTGSDASISIESVIETSQEAAQLQVTTPGSIVLSARLFIDIVRKLPTNQVEIEVQDHYNVQLTSGKAVFTIQGVDSSQYPVLPETDEDKPVTLPGLLFKKLINQTIFSASNQENRPILTGLNLSFHDGYLTGVATDSHRLSKRDIPIKDLNPSLKGLNITIPKKTVIELTRILDDETNVTFYVMAQQLVFHFDNLVIYSRLLEGTFPDTSRLIPTTYNTELTVNTQSFSQALERAALLVHVAKSNVVQLKMSQGSVALLVQGISIGQSTEELSYDSLEGDDLTIAFNPDYMRDAVKSFGDTTIKLGFISGERPLLLREDKVEEGHNDLIQLLTPIRTHHA, encoded by the coding sequence ATGCATTTTTCGATTAACCGTGATTACTTCATTAATCAACTCAACCATGTAGCACGGGCTATTCCAGGTAAAGCAGCTATTCCTGTCTTAACTGGGATGAAGTTAGAACTAAAATCAGATCGTCTGATTTTAACTGGTAGTGACGCTAGCATTTCCATTGAAAGTGTCATTGAAACAAGCCAAGAGGCAGCCCAACTTCAAGTTACCACACCAGGTAGTATTGTCTTATCAGCACGCCTCTTCATTGATATTGTGCGAAAGCTACCAACTAATCAGGTAGAGATTGAAGTTCAAGACCACTATAATGTTCAATTAACATCAGGTAAAGCGGTCTTTACTATCCAAGGGGTCGACAGTAGCCAATACCCTGTCTTACCGGAAACAGATGAAGATAAGCCTGTCACCTTACCAGGTCTACTATTTAAGAAGTTAATCAACCAAACTATCTTCTCTGCCTCTAACCAAGAAAACCGTCCAATTTTAACTGGTTTGAATCTTTCTTTCCATGATGGTTACTTGACTGGGGTCGCAACTGATAGTCATCGTTTGAGTAAACGCGATATTCCAATTAAGGATCTCAATCCAAGTCTCAAGGGACTGAATATTACCATTCCTAAAAAAACAGTGATTGAGTTGACTCGTATCTTAGATGACGAAACTAACGTGACTTTCTATGTTATGGCTCAGCAACTAGTTTTCCATTTTGATAATCTAGTCATTTACTCTCGTTTACTAGAGGGAACTTTCCCAGATACTAGCCGCTTAATTCCAACTACTTACAATACAGAATTAACCGTCAACACCCAATCCTTCAGCCAGGCTTTGGAGCGGGCAGCGCTCTTAGTTCATGTGGCTAAGTCTAATGTGGTTCAACTCAAAATGAGTCAAGGCAGTGTGGCGCTTCTAGTACAAGGTATTTCAATTGGTCAGTCTACCGAAGAGTTAAGCTATGATAGCTTGGAAGGGGACGACTTAACAATTGCCTTCAACCCTGATTACATGCGTGATGCTGTTAAATCCTTCGGTGATACCACCATTAAATTAGGCTTTATCTCAGGTGAACGGCCATTATTGCTCCGCGAAGATAAAGTTGAAGAAGGTCATAATGACTTGATCCAACTCTTAACGCCAATCCGTACTCACCACGCTTAA